A single genomic interval of Mariprofundus sp. NF harbors:
- a CDS encoding GNAT family N-acetyltransferase → MVYTVRLAVSDDVEAIAELGAITFAKAYGEIVLVSDMESYLAECFDPERLKQEISSKAASYFVAESDEGVVGYAKLAETQRPAQFADEKLIELIRLYVRPGFYGRGIGSHLLQAVKQHAVNSGYSGLWLRVWEKNSGAIRMYERDGFKQLSSEPYFIGITANPVVLMVKKLS, encoded by the coding sequence ATGGTTTATACGGTTCGACTTGCAGTTTCCGATGATGTTGAGGCTATTGCTGAGTTAGGGGCGATCACCTTTGCCAAAGCCTATGGCGAAATCGTGCTGGTCAGTGATATGGAGAGCTATCTGGCCGAATGCTTTGACCCCGAGAGGTTAAAGCAGGAGATCAGCTCTAAAGCTGCCAGCTATTTTGTGGCTGAATCTGATGAGGGTGTTGTCGGTTACGCCAAGCTGGCAGAGACCCAGAGGCCTGCACAATTTGCGGATGAGAAGCTGATTGAGCTGATTCGGCTCTATGTCAGGCCCGGTTTTTACGGCAGGGGTATTGGCAGTCATCTATTACAAGCGGTAAAACAGCATGCCGTGAATTCGGGCTACTCGGGTTTATGGTTGCGTGTCTGGGAGAAGAATAGTGGTGCCATCCGTATGTATGAGCGAGATGGATTCAAACAACTAAGCAGTGAGCCCTATTTCATCGGCATCACTGCTAATCCCGTGGTTCTAATGGTTAAGAAGCTGAGCTGA
- a CDS encoding adenylate/guanylate cyclase domain-containing protein, with protein sequence MPDQQPERLKRASDSDLLDAGQQLLVPTVTISKHIKGLRLNPNYSPFAEDLDKIVVATKQLANLIKQSLSKSAPGRSAAEIHSINAIIKHDLSTPLIAVTAYSEMIQEDLEAEGDTEACELLEHVLDLSQTLLKRIKELDYLGEMSLTTPVEPVSNSLNPTAIAAADSVERNLMNLMSEVIAGMRNSSEQRQEASLLVVDDKESNRDFLSRRLIKQGFSVDVAENGQQALNLLRDHDYDLVLLDIIMPELDGYQVLERLKQDERLKHTPVMMISALDEIDSVVKCLEMGAEDYLQKPFNQIILTTKINASLERSWLRAREQAHNRTLKLEQEKTEKLLLNILPKSIAERLKNGESSIADRFDDVTVLFADIVNFSELSANISPEQLVEKLNAIFLAFDLLTESHGLEKIKTIGDAYMLVGGMPTPCPDHVNAVADMALEMQQVIHQMNAEDGGNLSIRIGIHTGPVVAAVIGKHKFSYDLWGDAVIVASRMESNSLPGHIQISDATYQRIKENFIFDKRAPIEVKGQGSMQTYFLKAKKAP encoded by the coding sequence ATGCCTGATCAGCAACCCGAACGCCTGAAACGGGCCAGCGATAGCGACCTGCTCGATGCCGGGCAGCAGCTACTTGTGCCTACGGTGACCATCAGCAAGCACATCAAAGGGTTGCGATTAAACCCGAACTACAGTCCGTTTGCAGAGGATCTGGATAAAATAGTGGTCGCTACCAAGCAGCTCGCCAATCTGATCAAACAGAGCCTCAGCAAAAGTGCCCCAGGCAGGTCAGCTGCAGAGATTCATAGCATCAATGCCATCATCAAACATGATCTCTCCACCCCGCTGATTGCCGTCACCGCCTATAGCGAAATGATTCAGGAAGATCTTGAAGCTGAAGGTGATACAGAAGCCTGTGAGCTGTTAGAGCATGTACTGGATCTGTCGCAGACCCTGTTAAAACGTATTAAAGAGCTCGATTATCTCGGCGAAATGTCCCTGACAACTCCCGTTGAACCGGTATCCAATAGCCTGAATCCGACAGCTATTGCAGCAGCTGATTCAGTAGAGCGCAACCTGATGAACCTGATGAGTGAAGTGATAGCCGGTATGCGCAACAGCAGTGAACAGCGGCAAGAGGCATCACTGCTGGTGGTTGATGATAAGGAGAGCAATCGCGATTTTCTCTCCAGGCGTCTGATCAAGCAGGGCTTCTCTGTTGATGTTGCTGAAAATGGACAGCAAGCCCTGAATCTGCTGCGCGATCACGATTATGACCTGGTTCTGCTGGATATCATTATGCCCGAACTCGATGGTTATCAGGTGCTGGAGAGGCTGAAACAGGATGAGCGATTAAAGCATACCCCTGTGATGATGATCTCTGCGCTGGATGAGATCGACAGCGTTGTAAAATGTCTGGAGATGGGTGCTGAGGATTATCTGCAGAAGCCGTTCAATCAGATTATTTTAACCACCAAGATCAACGCATCTCTGGAGCGCAGCTGGCTGCGCGCACGCGAGCAGGCCCATAACAGAACCCTGAAACTTGAGCAGGAAAAAACAGAGAAGTTACTGCTCAATATCCTGCCCAAATCTATTGCTGAGCGGTTGAAAAACGGTGAAAGCTCTATTGCCGACCGGTTCGATGATGTCACCGTTCTCTTCGCGGATATCGTCAACTTCTCTGAACTCTCAGCCAATATCTCTCCGGAACAACTGGTGGAGAAGCTCAATGCCATCTTCCTCGCCTTCGATCTGTTAACCGAGTCACACGGACTGGAAAAGATCAAAACCATCGGTGATGCCTATATGCTGGTCGGTGGCATGCCCACCCCCTGCCCTGACCATGTCAACGCGGTCGCCGACATGGCACTGGAGATGCAGCAGGTCATTCATCAGATGAATGCTGAAGATGGTGGCAATTTAAGTATCCGCATCGGCATCCACACCGGCCCCGTGGTTGCAGCGGTGATCGGCAAACACAAATTCAGTTATGATCTGTGGGGTGATGCCGTAATTGTTGCCAGCCGCATGGAGTCCAACAGCCTGCCCGGCCACATTCAGATCTCCGATGCCACCTACCAGCGCATCAAAGAGAACTTCATTTTCGATAAACGCGCCCCGATAGAGGTCAAAGGCCAGGGTTCAATGCAAACCTATTTCCTCAAAGCAAAAAAAGCGCCCTGA
- the rsgA gene encoding ribosome small subunit-dependent GTPase A, with protein MSKADFGLDAWFEAHAEELCGSACELARVIAVDRERFDVHDGESELFAVLTRKFVQATESPADFPVVGDWVCLEHHESDAFTSITTVLPRKTLLRRKMAGTEIEFQMLASNIDTAFIAQSCHLDFNIRRLERYLVMVNQDNIEPVLLLTKTDLITPDELEQVIAKIRKAGIDHTIIKLSNVTGEGIDLVRERLLARKTCCLLGSSGAGKTSLMNHIASTSFKTKSVSVSGAGRHTTVRRRLMMLDNGAMLIDMPGVRELGVMSGREGIDERFSDILALGETCRFNDCGHSNEPGCAINEAIASNELDQDHYKNYLKIKQESEAYEKAHAEKLKKGRGSRRPSPSKAKHKKRY; from the coding sequence ATGAGTAAAGCCGACTTTGGATTAGATGCGTGGTTTGAGGCGCATGCTGAAGAGCTGTGCGGTTCAGCGTGTGAACTGGCGCGGGTGATTGCTGTGGATCGTGAGCGCTTTGATGTGCATGACGGTGAGTCTGAGCTGTTTGCTGTGCTTACACGCAAGTTTGTGCAGGCCACCGAATCTCCTGCCGATTTTCCGGTTGTCGGGGACTGGGTCTGCCTTGAACATCATGAGAGTGATGCTTTCACCAGCATCACGACTGTCCTGCCAAGAAAGACACTGCTTCGTCGCAAGATGGCTGGCACCGAGATTGAGTTCCAGATGTTGGCGTCCAATATTGATACCGCCTTTATCGCCCAGTCTTGCCATCTCGATTTTAATATCCGTCGTCTTGAACGTTATCTGGTGATGGTTAATCAGGATAACATTGAACCGGTACTGCTGCTGACCAAAACCGATCTGATCACACCTGATGAGCTGGAGCAGGTGATTGCCAAAATTCGCAAGGCGGGCATTGATCATACCATTATCAAGCTGAGTAATGTCACAGGTGAGGGGATTGATCTGGTGCGTGAACGCCTGCTTGCCAGAAAAACTTGCTGCCTGCTTGGCTCCTCTGGCGCAGGCAAAACCTCGCTGATGAATCACATCGCCAGCACCAGTTTCAAAACCAAATCGGTGAGTGTTTCAGGAGCAGGCAGGCACACCACCGTTCGCCGCAGGCTGATGATGCTTGATAACGGGGCGATGCTGATCGATATGCCGGGTGTGCGGGAGCTGGGCGTGATGAGCGGGCGAGAGGGCATCGATGAGCGCTTCTCCGATATCCTGGCACTTGGTGAAACCTGTCGCTTCAATGATTGCGGCCATAGCAATGAACCCGGTTGTGCCATCAACGAGGCCATTGCCAGCAATGAGCTGGATCAGGATCACTACAAGAACTACCTGAAAATCAAACAGGAGTCAGAAGCCTACGAGAAGGCTCACGCCGAGAAACTCAAAAAGGGCAGGGGCTCCAGACGACCTTCTCCCTCCAAAGCAAAACATAAGAAAAGGTATTAA
- a CDS encoding PAS domain S-box protein, which produces MKSKDQLIEELRQLRAEVAASTTSNSKQALRDSQVFLPLILNNAHDAVIAVQQDQSVQMFNKGAERLFGYRAEEVLGKHLNLLIPECFHKVHHQHVHQFIDEKDAMRPMHGYREIQARRKDGVIFFAEATIFKLSGDGQMVLAVMLRDVTERKRLETCWKRYSFIVNSSHDFMDLIDRDYVYLTVNDAFLKAQAMSRENVIGKSVTDIWGEEVFNTEIKPILDRCFSGRVTKHEFNFESPTAGLQHYEASFYPYFDEDGEVEFAAVVTRDVTDRKKHESKANTLLQAVEQAGEAVMITDLNAVIEYVNPAFSEITGYQAEEVIGKTPAILKSSAQDPAFYTELWQTISAGEVWHGTLTDRRKDGTFYPGMMSVAPLRNDAGEITHYVSTQQDMTEYKRLEDQFLQAQKMEAIGTLVGGIAHDFNNMLAAIQGNIYLSKLALENQPEVREKLDTIERLSTRAADMVKQLLTFARKDRIRMAPFSLNAFMKEGFKLAKNAIPENIEHICNTCQEDLVVSGDTTQLQQVLMNLLINASHAVSGTAQPQISCSLAHYVATDAFIDAHPDLHGLHFARLTVQDNGCGITKDHLDKVFEPFFTTKGVGEGTGLGLAMVYGAMQSHEGVIEIESEVGVGTAFHVYLPLKEKGESPEPETNSVIEGQQETILLADDEADLRSTTAEVLSSLGYQVLEAGDGEQALEIFKTHQETIDLILTDIVMPKMGGVDLARSIRQLDLEVPIIFATGYDREHVLTAEDQIDNSEIIGKPFSFEELSQLIRNKLISPD; this is translated from the coding sequence ATGAAGAGCAAGGATCAGCTCATCGAGGAACTCAGACAGCTGCGTGCTGAGGTTGCTGCATCGACCACTTCTAATAGCAAACAGGCATTGCGTGACTCGCAGGTCTTTCTCCCCCTGATACTGAATAATGCCCATGATGCGGTTATTGCTGTGCAACAGGATCAATCTGTCCAGATGTTCAACAAGGGGGCGGAGAGGCTTTTCGGTTACAGGGCTGAGGAGGTGCTCGGCAAGCATTTGAATCTATTGATTCCTGAATGTTTCCACAAAGTTCATCATCAGCATGTTCATCAATTTATAGATGAGAAAGATGCTATGCGTCCTATGCATGGCTACCGGGAGATTCAGGCCCGGCGTAAAGACGGCGTCATTTTTTTTGCTGAGGCCACTATTTTCAAGCTCAGTGGTGATGGTCAGATGGTGCTGGCAGTCATGCTGCGTGATGTAACCGAGCGCAAGCGTTTGGAAACGTGCTGGAAACGCTACTCTTTTATCGTCAATAGCTCGCATGATTTTATGGACCTGATTGATCGGGATTATGTCTACCTGACTGTAAACGATGCTTTTCTGAAGGCACAGGCTATGAGCCGGGAAAATGTGATTGGTAAGAGCGTGACAGATATCTGGGGAGAGGAGGTCTTTAACACGGAGATCAAACCGATATTAGACCGATGCTTTTCCGGCCGGGTGACAAAACATGAGTTTAATTTTGAATCACCCACCGCTGGTCTGCAGCATTATGAGGCAAGCTTTTATCCCTACTTTGATGAGGATGGAGAGGTAGAGTTTGCCGCAGTTGTGACACGTGATGTAACCGATCGAAAAAAACATGAAAGCAAAGCCAATACGCTACTTCAGGCTGTAGAACAGGCCGGTGAAGCTGTAATGATCACAGATCTGAATGCAGTTATCGAATATGTGAATCCGGCCTTCAGCGAAATTACAGGTTATCAAGCGGAAGAGGTGATTGGCAAGACACCGGCGATTCTTAAAAGCAGTGCTCAGGACCCGGCCTTTTACACCGAGCTCTGGCAGACGATTTCTGCTGGCGAGGTCTGGCACGGAACACTGACTGACCGGCGTAAGGATGGTACTTTTTATCCGGGCATGATGTCGGTTGCGCCACTGCGCAATGATGCAGGTGAAATCACACACTATGTTTCAACACAGCAGGATATGACTGAGTATAAGCGATTGGAGGATCAATTCCTTCAGGCGCAAAAGATGGAAGCCATCGGTACGCTTGTAGGTGGCATAGCGCATGATTTCAATAATATGCTGGCGGCTATTCAGGGTAATATATATCTCTCCAAGCTGGCGTTGGAGAATCAGCCGGAGGTTCGCGAAAAGCTGGATACTATCGAGCGGCTGAGCACACGTGCAGCCGATATGGTCAAACAACTTCTTACCTTTGCACGTAAAGATAGAATCAGGATGGCTCCGTTTTCTCTCAATGCATTTATGAAAGAGGGGTTCAAACTGGCTAAAAATGCCATTCCCGAAAACATTGAACATATCTGTAACACATGTCAGGAAGATCTGGTTGTCAGCGGCGATACCACCCAGCTGCAACAGGTGTTAATGAATCTGTTAATTAATGCATCTCATGCTGTTAGCGGTACGGCTCAACCTCAGATCAGCTGCAGCCTCGCTCATTATGTGGCAACTGATGCATTTATCGATGCTCATCCGGATCTGCATGGTCTGCACTTTGCCCGGCTGACTGTCCAGGATAATGGCTGTGGTATTACAAAGGATCATCTGGATAAAGTTTTTGAACCATTCTTTACGACCAAGGGTGTTGGTGAAGGTACCGGTCTGGGGTTGGCGATGGTTTATGGTGCCATGCAATCGCATGAAGGCGTCATTGAAATAGAGAGCGAAGTAGGTGTGGGCACTGCTTTTCATGTTTATCTGCCACTGAAGGAGAAAGGCGAGAGCCCGGAGCCGGAAACAAACAGTGTTATCGAAGGCCAGCAAGAGACCATTCTTCTCGCGGATGATGAGGCGGATCTGCGCAGTACAACGGCTGAGGTTTTAAGCAGTCTGGGTTATCAGGTGCTGGAGGCCGGTGATGGCGAGCAAGCATTGGAGATATTTAAAACCCATCAGGAAACCATTGACCTGATTCTCACCGATATCGTTATGCCTAAGATGGGCGGCGTTGATCTGGCCAGGTCGATTCGGCAACTTGATCTCGAGGTGCCCATCATTTTTGCCACGGGTTATGACAGGGAGCATGTGCTCACTGCAGAGGATCAGATTGATAATAGCGAGATTATCGGCAAGCCCTTTTCGTTTGAAGAGCTCAGCCAACTGATCCGAAATAAGTTGATCTCCCCTGATTGA
- a CDS encoding DEAD/DEAH box helicase: protein MKFDQYYISQDIKKNLKKLGFIRPTDIQYKAIPSIQNGEDVLAIAQTGTGKTAAFAIPVIDKIHRAKTSKRTRGISCVVMAPTRELTMQIGQVFDKLSAHTKVKTFALFGGVEQERQIVKLQDGIDILVTTPGRMFDLINQKVINLNIVNTLVLDEADHMLDLGFIEDIKYVKKMLPRHHQTLFFSATINDEIRKLAYSQVKSEAIRIQVSPQDKVSKNISHAVMFVDQDDKRFFLERFINENPESKIIVFVRTKVRAERVVKAMGRVGIDAINIHGDKDQKERTEAMRQFRDGECHILVATDVSARGIDIADVTHVINYDLPEKVENYVHRVGRTGRGMNKGIAISYCSNEEKELLEEIQTFLNKSIETLNVGKEDYAATLALSPEAVDLKSLVNEHDAWLNKKRPKRRKKK, encoded by the coding sequence ATGAAGTTTGATCAATATTACATCTCCCAGGATATCAAAAAGAACCTGAAGAAACTCGGCTTCATTCGCCCTACGGATATCCAGTATAAAGCTATCCCCTCGATTCAGAATGGTGAAGATGTGCTGGCCATTGCCCAGACAGGTACTGGCAAAACTGCCGCATTTGCGATTCCCGTAATTGATAAGATTCACCGTGCTAAAACCAGTAAACGCACCCGTGGCATCAGCTGCGTGGTGATGGCGCCTACGCGCGAGCTGACCATGCAGATCGGTCAGGTTTTCGACAAGCTCTCCGCCCACACCAAGGTGAAAACCTTTGCCCTGTTTGGCGGTGTTGAGCAGGAGCGCCAGATCGTCAAACTGCAGGATGGTATTGATATTCTGGTTACTACACCCGGTCGCATGTTCGATCTGATCAATCAGAAGGTGATCAACCTGAATATCGTCAACACGCTAGTGCTGGATGAAGCCGATCACATGCTTGATCTCGGTTTCATTGAAGATATCAAATACGTCAAAAAAATGTTGCCCCGCCACCATCAGACCCTCTTCTTCTCAGCCACCATTAACGATGAGATCAGGAAACTCGCCTACTCACAGGTGAAGAGTGAAGCGATCCGTATTCAGGTCTCCCCGCAAGACAAGGTCTCCAAAAATATTTCGCACGCTGTGATGTTTGTTGATCAGGATGATAAACGCTTTTTCCTTGAGCGTTTTATCAATGAGAACCCTGAGAGTAAAATCATTGTCTTCGTGCGCACCAAAGTGCGCGCTGAGCGCGTTGTGAAGGCCATGGGCCGCGTTGGCATTGATGCGATAAACATCCATGGCGATAAAGATCAAAAAGAGCGTACAGAGGCAATGCGGCAGTTCCGTGATGGAGAGTGTCACATTCTCGTTGCTACCGATGTAAGCGCGCGCGGCATCGATATCGCCGATGTCACGCATGTGATCAACTACGATCTACCTGAAAAGGTGGAGAACTACGTGCATCGCGTGGGTCGTACAGGACGCGGCATGAACAAGGGTATCGCTATCTCCTACTGCAGCAATGAGGAGAAGGAGCTGCTTGAAGAGATTCAAACCTTCCTCAACAAATCGATCGAAACCCTCAACGTGGGCAAAGAGGATTATGCTGCCACTCTTGCCCTCTCACCTGAGGCTGTTGACCTGAAATCACTGGTCAATGAACACGATGCATGGCTGAATAAAAAGAGGCCAAAAAGACGTAAAAAGAAGTAA
- a CDS encoding glutaredoxin domain-containing protein: protein MAALLLLPMPLAADIGATQPVSNQAVLEVFVRDGCPHCSEAKKFLSEFSRERPELRIEFRPVDHDEAARDDLMRHFQNAGLGPPGVPTFVFDGRMLVGFASAERTGSELAALIDGHLRPPQAVETGAFGTLTVSNLGLPLFTLTLGLLDGFNPCAMWVLLFLLSLLVHLHNRKRMALIAGTFVLISGAVYYAFMAAWLNLFLLVGFSTILRWILGSAALAIAAVNISDFIRPGKGFSLSISDSLKPDLYARMRLILGANSLLPSLAGVATLAVLVNFIELLCTAGIPAVYTAVLTQQGLSPASYYAYLGLYIIGYVADDSLMVTVAVIALSSRKLTENTGRWLKLLSGIVMLLLGAVMILRPDWLM from the coding sequence TTGGCTGCACTGCTGTTGTTGCCCATGCCATTGGCTGCAGACATCGGAGCTACGCAACCGGTTTCCAATCAAGCCGTGCTGGAAGTTTTCGTGCGCGATGGTTGCCCGCACTGTAGCGAAGCCAAGAAATTCCTCTCGGAATTTTCCAGAGAGCGGCCGGAACTGCGGATTGAATTTCGTCCAGTGGATCATGATGAAGCCGCCCGCGACGATCTGATGCGACACTTTCAAAACGCTGGCCTCGGGCCACCCGGTGTGCCTACTTTCGTCTTCGACGGCAGGATGCTGGTTGGTTTCGCCAGCGCGGAGCGCACCGGCTCCGAATTGGCAGCCCTGATTGACGGTCATTTGAGACCCCCGCAAGCAGTTGAGACAGGCGCTTTTGGAACGCTCACTGTTTCGAACCTCGGCTTGCCGCTGTTCACCCTGACTCTGGGGTTACTGGACGGCTTTAACCCCTGCGCTATGTGGGTACTGCTGTTTCTGCTTTCGCTACTGGTGCACCTGCATAATCGCAAACGAATGGCGCTGATTGCCGGAACCTTCGTGCTGATCAGCGGTGCTGTTTACTACGCATTCATGGCCGCCTGGCTCAATCTGTTTCTGCTGGTGGGTTTTTCAACAATTTTGCGCTGGATACTGGGTAGTGCGGCGCTAGCCATCGCTGCAGTCAACATCAGTGACTTTATAAGGCCAGGAAAAGGGTTTTCGCTCTCCATCTCGGATTCACTAAAACCTGATCTATACGCACGTATGCGTTTAATTCTGGGAGCCAACTCGCTGTTACCATCGCTGGCCGGAGTCGCTACGCTGGCAGTGTTGGTGAACTTCATTGAACTTCTCTGTACGGCAGGCATTCCGGCTGTTTATACCGCCGTTCTTACCCAGCAGGGGCTCAGCCCAGCCTCCTATTATGCCTACCTGGGGCTGTATATTATCGGTTATGTGGCGGATGATTCACTGATGGTCACAGTTGCCGTTATCGCATTGAGCAGTCGAAAGCTAACGGAGAACACCGGGCGCTGGCTCAAACTCCTGAGCGGGATAGTCATGCTGCTGCTTGGAGCAGTCATGATTCTGCGCCCTGATTGGCTGATGTAG
- a CDS encoding HigA family addiction module antitoxin, translated as MTSNGMRAIHPGEILREEYLVPLSMSANALAIRLSIPAPRINDVVREKRGISTDTALRLARFFDTTPEFWINLQTAYDLKKAKAAHGNEIEQDIRPLAA; from the coding sequence ATGACAAGTAATGGAATGAGAGCTATTCATCCGGGTGAGATTCTACGTGAAGAGTATCTCGTACCACTGAGCATGTCTGCCAATGCATTGGCTATTCGCCTGAGCATTCCGGCGCCACGCATCAACGATGTAGTACGTGAAAAGCGCGGCATCAGCACAGACACAGCACTAAGGCTGGCTCGCTTCTTTGATACAACGCCAGAGTTCTGGATCAACCTGCAAACCGCCTACGACCTGAAAAAAGCCAAAGCCGCCCACGGCAACGAAATCGAGCAGGACATTCGCCCCCTAGCCGCCTGA
- a CDS encoding type II toxin-antitoxin system RelE/ParE family toxin → MIRSFASKETQSLFEGRCPRRFLAFRNQAERKLQMLDAATDVIDLRSPPGNRLEKLSGDRSHQWSIRINQKWRLCFSFEGGDVFEVEIVDYH, encoded by the coding sequence ATGATTCGCTCATTTGCCAGCAAGGAGACGCAATCTCTATTTGAAGGGAGATGCCCTCGCAGGTTCCTGGCGTTTCGAAATCAGGCTGAACGCAAACTGCAAATGCTTGATGCAGCAACTGATGTGATTGATCTTCGTTCCCCGCCGGGAAACCGACTGGAGAAACTTAGCGGAGATCGAAGTCACCAATGGAGTATTCGCATCAATCAGAAGTGGCGACTCTGCTTCAGCTTTGAAGGCGGAGATGTATTTGAAGTTGAAATTGTGGATTACCACTAG
- a CDS encoding response regulator → MAKILLVEDNELNRDILSRHLQRRGFEFVIAGDGDRAVQLAESEQPDLILMDMNLPIKDGWSAAREIKASTVTRAIPLIALTAYSSENDREKALAAGCDDYQMKPFRAKDLFDKIERLLHA, encoded by the coding sequence ATGGCAAAGATTTTACTTGTAGAAGATAATGAATTGAACCGCGATATACTTTCAAGGCATCTGCAACGCCGTGGTTTTGAATTTGTGATTGCCGGAGATGGCGACCGGGCTGTGCAGCTTGCAGAGAGTGAACAACCCGATCTTATTTTGATGGACATGAACCTTCCTATTAAAGATGGGTGGAGTGCAGCCCGGGAGATTAAAGCTTCCACAGTAACCAGAGCTATCCCGCTTATTGCACTCACCGCCTACTCCTCGGAAAATGACAGAGAAAAAGCGCTGGCGGCAGGCTGTGACGACTATCAGATGAAACCTTTTCGCGCCAAAGATCTGTTCGACAAAATCGAGAGGCTGTTACATGCCTGA
- the trpB gene encoding tryptophan synthase subunit beta, protein MKLDSMQMPDSSGYFGEYGGQIIPPPLIEIMNQINDAYDEVSQSESFQQELQQLNADYVGRPSPVYFAKRLSDSVGGARIFLKREDLNHTGAHKINHCIGEALLAKYMGKTKVLAETGAGQHGVALATACALVGIDCEIHMGEIDIEKEHPNVTKMKILGCKLVPVSRGTRTLKDAVDSAFEEYIKDPVNFFYAIGSVVGPHPFPKIVRDFQSIVGREARAQFLAKEGELPGTLIACVGGGSNAMGLFTAFLEDESVKMIGVEPAGRGLDTADHAATLTLGSKGALHGFECYNLQDEEGNPLPVYSIASGLDYPGVGPQHCHLKDIKRVSYESIDDKECLDAFMQLSRLEGIIPALESAHAVAYAMKIAKEMSADETILVNLSGRGDKDADFVANYLSL, encoded by the coding sequence ATGAAGTTAGATAGTATGCAGATGCCTGATAGCAGCGGATATTTTGGCGAGTATGGCGGCCAGATTATTCCTCCGCCACTGATTGAGATTATGAATCAGATCAATGATGCCTACGATGAGGTATCCCAAAGTGAATCGTTTCAGCAGGAGCTGCAGCAGCTTAATGCCGATTATGTTGGTCGCCCCAGCCCGGTCTATTTTGCCAAACGGCTGAGTGACAGCGTCGGTGGGGCACGCATCTTTCTTAAACGTGAAGATCTCAATCACACAGGTGCGCATAAAATCAACCACTGTATCGGTGAAGCGCTGCTGGCCAAATATATGGGTAAAACCAAGGTGCTGGCAGAGACCGGGGCCGGGCAGCATGGCGTGGCACTGGCCACCGCCTGTGCACTGGTGGGCATCGACTGTGAAATCCATATGGGTGAGATCGATATTGAGAAAGAGCATCCCAATGTCACCAAGATGAAGATTCTCGGCTGCAAGCTGGTGCCGGTAAGTCGTGGCACACGTACACTCAAAGATGCAGTGGATAGTGCTTTTGAGGAGTATATCAAGGATCCGGTCAACTTCTTTTATGCCATCGGTTCCGTTGTTGGCCCGCATCCGTTCCCCAAGATAGTGCGCGATTTCCAGAGTATTGTCGGCAGAGAGGCCAGAGCGCAGTTTCTCGCCAAAGAGGGGGAATTGCCGGGCACACTGATCGCCTGTGTGGGAGGTGGCTCCAATGCCATGGGGCTGTTTACCGCCTTTCTGGAAGATGAATCTGTGAAGATGATCGGTGTGGAGCCAGCTGGACGTGGACTGGATACTGCTGATCATGCCGCCACACTGACATTGGGCAGTAAAGGGGCCTTGCACGGCTTTGAATGTTATAATCTGCAGGATGAGGAGGGTAATCCGCTACCGGTCTACTCCATCGCTTCAGGCCTTGATTACCCCGGTGTCGGTCCGCAGCACTGTCACCTCAAAGATATCAAACGCGTCAGTTATGAATCGATTGATGATAAGGAGTGTCTGGATGCCTTTATGCAGCTCTCCAGACTGGAGGGTATTATCCCGGCATTGGAGAGTGCGCATGCGGTGGCGTATGCGATGAAGATAGCCAAAGAGATGTCGGCTGATGAGACCATTCTGGTCAATCTCTCCGGTCGTGGTGATAAAGATGCCGATTTTGTGGCTAACTATCTCTCACTTTGA
- a CDS encoding nucleoside deaminase — MDRFLEAAIEEAEKGLAEGGIPIGSVLVIDGEIVGRGHNRRVQQGSATLHAEIDCLENAGRIKAADYRRATLYSTLSPCDMCSGAVLLYGINKVVVGENRTFTGPEEYLRSRGVQLTIVDDQRCVELMQQFIENSPELWNEDIGE; from the coding sequence ATGGACCGATTTTTAGAGGCGGCAATTGAAGAGGCAGAAAAGGGGCTGGCTGAGGGTGGTATCCCTATCGGTTCGGTGCTGGTCATTGATGGGGAGATCGTCGGGCGTGGCCATAACCGGCGCGTACAGCAGGGCAGTGCCACACTGCATGCCGAGATCGACTGTCTGGAGAATGCCGGGCGCATCAAAGCAGCCGATTATCGGCGTGCCACGCTCTACTCGACACTCTCACCGTGTGATATGTGCAGTGGTGCAGTTCTTCTCTATGGAATTAACAAGGTCGTAGTGGGTGAGAACCGCACATTTACCGGCCCTGAGGAGTATCTGCGCTCTCGTGGCGTGCAATTAACCATCGTAGATGACCAGCGTTGTGTTGAGCTGATGCAGCAGTTTATCGAGAATTCGCCTGAGCTGTGGAACGAAGATATTGGTGAGTAA